The DNA segment GCCAGGCGCTGCTCGAGCCAGTGCGCGAACCAGCGCTCGCGCTCGCCCGGGTGGACGAAGAACTCGAGCTCGCCCTGCTCGAACTCGCGCGAGCGGAAGGTGAAGTTGCGGGGGTTGATCTCGTTGCGGAAGGCCTTGCCGATCTGGGCGATCCCGAAGGGGATCCGCTGGCGCGCGCTCTCCCGCACGCGCTTGAAGTCGAGGAAGATCGACTGGCAGGTCTCGGCGCGCAGGAAGGCGGTGGCGGCCTGGTCCTCCTGGGCCCCGACGAAGGTCTTGAGCATCAGGTTGAAGTGGCGCGCCGGGGTCCAGTCGTGCTCGCTGCTGCCCTGGCGCGCCGGGCAGGGGCCGGCGTCGTCGAGCTGGTCGGCGCGCATGCGCTTCTTGCAGGCCCGGCAGTCGACGAGCGGGTCGCTGAAGTGCTCGACGTGGCCGGAGGCCTCCCAGGTCCGGGGGTGGGCGATGATCGAGGAGTCGAGGCCCTCGACGTCCTCGCGCTCGCGCACCACGCGCCGCCACCAGAGCGCCTTCAGGTTGTTCTTGAGCTCGACCCCGAGCGGCCCGTAGTCCCAGAAGCCGTTGATCCCGCCGTAGATCTCGCTCGACTGCCAGATGAACCCGCGCCGCGCGCACAGCGAGACGACGTCGTCCATGCGCGCCGGCCTGGGATCCTGGGACATGCGGGCGCTCCCCTCCGCGCAGACCGGCCCCCGC comes from the Deltaproteobacteria bacterium genome and includes:
- a CDS encoding glycine--tRNA ligase; its protein translation is MSQDPRPARMDDVVSLCARRGFIWQSSEIYGGINGFWDYGPLGVELKNNLKALWWRRVVREREDVEGLDSSIIAHPRTWEASGHVEHFSDPLVDCRACKKRMRADQLDDAGPCPARQGSSEHDWTPARHFNLMLKTFVGAQEDQAATAFLRAETCQSIFLDFKRVRESARQRIPFGIAQIGKAFRNEINPRNFTFRSREFEQGELEFFVHPGERERWFAHWLEQRLAFHRELGFGDDVLRVRPHRPDELAHYAKAAADLEFLFPFGWQEIEGVHDRGEWDLARHSEFSGKDLSVTDEETKERYRPMVIETSVGIDRTCLALLCNGYAEEALEDGETRIVLRLPPALAPVQAAVLPLSKKLAEPARALAATLRRRLAVFYDEAGNIGRRYRRQDEVGTPFCVTYDFDSEADGKVTVRERDSMAQERVPVEGLLSHLRDRLEGGL